In Cygnus olor isolate bCygOlo1 chromosome 12, bCygOlo1.pri.v2, whole genome shotgun sequence, one DNA window encodes the following:
- the SLC38A8 gene encoding putative sodium-coupled neutral amino acid transporter 8: MLKSALGAGLLSFPWAFSKAGGAVPAILVELWRGQGAPGLLLSPQGSLVFLVSGLAVLGYAAALSAQPTYQGVVRAVCGPVAGKLCELCFLLNLFMISVALLRVVGDQLEKLCDSLYPDGTLSGGPPWYADQRFTLPALCVLVIFPLSVPREIGFQKYSSILGTLSACYLTLVIVLKYHLQEGSLSSPQPPRPPRASSWTSMFSVIPTICFGFQCHEACVAIYSSMRNQSFSHWVAVSVFSMLICLLIYSLTGLYGYLTFGEAVAADVLMSYPGNDPVVIVARLLFGVSIVTIYPIVVLLGRSVVRDLWAHPKRRVAPLADGPERRSRVALTISWMAATLAIALFVPDIGKVIELIGGISAFFIFIFPGLCLVCMTGSQRIGPRKKAALVAWGILSVLGGTFVCGQSAALAVMGLLH, from the exons ATGCTCAAGTCGGCACTGGGCGCCGGGCTGCTCAGCTTCCCCTGGGCGTTCAGCAAGGCTGGGGGGGCTGTGCCTGCCATCCTGGTGGAGCTG TGGAGGGGACAGGGTGCACCTGGCCTGCTCCTGTCCCCGCAGGGTTCGCTGGTGTTCCTGGTGAGcgggctggcagtgctgggctaCGCGGCGGCGCTCAGTGCCCAGCCCACCTACCAGGGGGTCGTGCGGGCGGTGTGCGGGCCAGTGGCGGGAAAGCTCTGCGagctctgcttcctcctcaacctcTTCATGATCTCCGTGGCCCTCCTCAGGGTGGTGGGCGACCAGCTGGAGAAAC TGTGTGACTCCCTGTACCCTGATGGCACGCTGAGCGGGGGCCCCCCCTGGTACGCGGACCAGCGCTTCACTCTCCCAGCTCTCTGTGTCCTGGTCATCTTCCCACTCTCTGTCCCCAGGGAGATCGGCTTCCAGAAGTACTCCAG CATCCTGGGCACGCTGTCCGCCTGCTACCTCACCCTGGTCATCGTCCTCAAGTACCACCTGCAGGAAGGGAGCCTCAGCTCGCCCCAGCCTCCCCGTCCCCCCAG GGCCTCCTCCTGGACCTCCATGTTCAGCGTCATCCCCACCATCTGCTTCGGCTTCCAG TGCCACGAGGCCTGCGTGGCCATCTACAGCAGCATGCGCAACCAGAGCTTCTCCCACTGGGTCGCTGTCTCCGTGTTCTCCATGCTCATCTGCCTACTCATCTACTCCCTCACAG GGCTGTATGGCTACCTCACCTTCGGCGAGGCCGTGGCAGCTGATGTCCTGATGTCCTACCCGGGGAATGACCCCGTCGTCATCGTCGCCCGCCTGCTCTTCGGTGTCTCCATCGTCACCATCTACCCCATcgtggtgctgctgggcag GTCGGTGGTGCGGGACCTGTGGGCACACCCCAAGCGCAGGGTAGCCCCGCTGGCTGACGGCCCCGAGCGGCGGAGCCGGGTGGCACTGACCATCTCGTGGATGGCCGCCACGCTCGCCATCGCCTTGTTTGTCCCCGACATCGGCAAGGTCATTGAGCTCATCGGCGGCATCAGTGcattcttcatcttcatcttcccaG ggctgtgcctggtGTGCATGACAGGGAGCCAACGCATCGGGCCACGCAAAAA AGCCGCTCTCGTTGCCTGGGGCATCCTCTCGGTGCTGGGGGGCACCTTCGTGTGCGGGCAGAGCGCTGCCCTGGCCGTGATGGGGCTGCTGCATTGA
- the HSDL1 gene encoding inactive hydroxysteroid dehydrogenase-like protein 1 isoform X1, which translates to MSVLAVSGKSAVALLIAMAAVDCFYLLYREISRSCSSYVEALALIGAWYTVRKCMTLAFNTYSILRLHVVPKLVGEIDLVKRYGRWAVVTGSTDGIGKAYAEELAKRGVNIILISRNKEKLQAVSRSISETYKVETDFIVADFSKGREAYQAIKEGLKDREIGILVNNVGLFYTYPDYFTNLSEDMLWDMININIASANMMVHIVLPGMVEKKRGAIVNVSSASCCQPTPMLTIYGASKTYLDYFSRALYYEYASKGIFVQSLTPFVIATKMVSCSSVTSKRSFFFPSAEEYASHAISTLGLSKRTPGYWKHSIKFAVGERLPEWIWAWFAQYFLRIIRKEALTCKLK; encoded by the exons gCTTTTGATCGCCATGGCTGCAGTGGATTGTTTCTACCTCCTGTACAGAGAGATCAGTCGTTCTTGCAGCTCTTATGTAGAGGCCCTGGCTTTAATTGGAGCTTGGTACACAGTCAGGAAGTGCATGACTCTTGCCTTCAACACCTACAGCATCCTCAGGCTTCACGTTGTTCCAAAGCTGGTTGGTGAGATTGATCTTGTCAAGCGGTATGGAAGATGGGCAGTGGTCACTG GTAGCACCGATGGTATCGGGAAGGCGTATGCTGAAGAACTGGCAAAGCGTGGTGTCAACATCATCTTAATCAGCCGAAacaaggagaagctgcaggctgTATCTAGAAGCATATCTGAAACATACAAAGTGGAAACAGATTTCATAGTAGCTGACTTCAGTAAGGGGCGTGAGGCTTACCAAGCCATTAAGGAGGGcctgaaagacagagaaattggGATCTTGGTGAATAACGTAGGACTCTTCTATACCTACCCGGACTATTTCACTAACCTGTCTGAGGACATGCTGTGGGACATGATCAACATAAATATTGCTTCTGCTAACATGATGGTGCACATTGTGCTGCCAGGCATGGTGGAAAAGAAGAGAGGTGCAATTGTGAACGTCTCGTCTGCATCCTGCTGTCAGCCCACACCAATGTTAACAATCTATGGAGCTTCAAAA ACCTACTTGGACTATTTCAGTAGAGCACTATATTACGAATATGCCTCAAAAGGAATTTTTGTTCAGAGTTTAACCCCATTTGTCATCGCTACAAAAATGGTATCGTGCAGTAGTGTTACATCAAagagatctttcttttttccttctgctgaagAATATGCAAGTCATGCTATTTCTACCCTTGGGTTATCCAAAAGGACTCCTGGTTACTGGAAGCATTCAATAAAG TTTGCAGTGGGTGAGCGTCTACCGGAATGGATCTGGGCGTGGTTTGCACAGTACTTCTTAAGAATTATACGCAAGGAAGCTTTAACGTGCAAACTGAAATAG
- the HSDL1 gene encoding inactive hydroxysteroid dehydrogenase-like protein 1 isoform X2 yields the protein MAAVDCFYLLYREISRSCSSYVEALALIGAWYTVRKCMTLAFNTYSILRLHVVPKLVGEIDLVKRYGRWAVVTGSTDGIGKAYAEELAKRGVNIILISRNKEKLQAVSRSISETYKVETDFIVADFSKGREAYQAIKEGLKDREIGILVNNVGLFYTYPDYFTNLSEDMLWDMININIASANMMVHIVLPGMVEKKRGAIVNVSSASCCQPTPMLTIYGASKTYLDYFSRALYYEYASKGIFVQSLTPFVIATKMVSCSSVTSKRSFFFPSAEEYASHAISTLGLSKRTPGYWKHSIKFAVGERLPEWIWAWFAQYFLRIIRKEALTCKLK from the exons ATGGCTGCAGTGGATTGTTTCTACCTCCTGTACAGAGAGATCAGTCGTTCTTGCAGCTCTTATGTAGAGGCCCTGGCTTTAATTGGAGCTTGGTACACAGTCAGGAAGTGCATGACTCTTGCCTTCAACACCTACAGCATCCTCAGGCTTCACGTTGTTCCAAAGCTGGTTGGTGAGATTGATCTTGTCAAGCGGTATGGAAGATGGGCAGTGGTCACTG GTAGCACCGATGGTATCGGGAAGGCGTATGCTGAAGAACTGGCAAAGCGTGGTGTCAACATCATCTTAATCAGCCGAAacaaggagaagctgcaggctgTATCTAGAAGCATATCTGAAACATACAAAGTGGAAACAGATTTCATAGTAGCTGACTTCAGTAAGGGGCGTGAGGCTTACCAAGCCATTAAGGAGGGcctgaaagacagagaaattggGATCTTGGTGAATAACGTAGGACTCTTCTATACCTACCCGGACTATTTCACTAACCTGTCTGAGGACATGCTGTGGGACATGATCAACATAAATATTGCTTCTGCTAACATGATGGTGCACATTGTGCTGCCAGGCATGGTGGAAAAGAAGAGAGGTGCAATTGTGAACGTCTCGTCTGCATCCTGCTGTCAGCCCACACCAATGTTAACAATCTATGGAGCTTCAAAA ACCTACTTGGACTATTTCAGTAGAGCACTATATTACGAATATGCCTCAAAAGGAATTTTTGTTCAGAGTTTAACCCCATTTGTCATCGCTACAAAAATGGTATCGTGCAGTAGTGTTACATCAAagagatctttcttttttccttctgctgaagAATATGCAAGTCATGCTATTTCTACCCTTGGGTTATCCAAAAGGACTCCTGGTTACTGGAAGCATTCAATAAAG TTTGCAGTGGGTGAGCGTCTACCGGAATGGATCTGGGCGTGGTTTGCACAGTACTTCTTAAGAATTATACGCAAGGAAGCTTTAACGTGCAAACTGAAATAG
- the MBTPS1 gene encoding membrane-bound transcription factor site-1 protease, with translation MKAFSSMTMKFANIWFVLVVVLLCGKQHFSTRLGNSSHEAHICPGCSRLTLKVEFTSTVVEHEYIVAFNGYFTAKARSKFISSALKSSDIENWRIVPRNNPASDYPSDFEVIQINEKQKDGVLTLEDHPNIKRVTPQRKVFRSLKYSDSDPVLHCNETRWTQKWQSSRPLRRASLSLGSGFWHATGRHSSRRLLRAIPRQVAQTLQADVLWQMGYTGAGVRVAVFDTGLSEKHPHFKNVKERTNWTNERTLDDGLGHGTFVAGVIASMRECQGFAPNAELHIFRVFTNNQVSYTSWFLDAFNYAILKKIDVLNLSIGGPDFMDHPFVDKVWELTANNVIMVSAIGNDGPLYGTLNNPADQMDVIGVGGIDFEDNIARFSSRGMTTWELPGGYGRVKPDIVTYGSGVRGSGMKGGCRSLSGTSVASPVVAGAVTLLVSTVQKREMVNPASMKQALIASARRLPGVNMFEQGHGKLDLLRAYQILNSYKPQASLSPSYIDLTECPYMWPYCSQPIYYGGMPTIVNVTILNGMGVTGRIVDKPDWQPYLPQNGDNIEVAFSYSPVLWPWSGYLAISISVAKKAASWEGIAQGHVMITVSSPAENKSKNGAEQTSTVKLPIKVKIIPTPPRSKRVLWDQYHNLRYPPGYFPRDNLRMKNDPLDWNGDHIHTNFRDMYQHLRSMGYFVEVLGSPFTCFDASQYGTLLMVDSEEEYFPEEITKLRRDVDNGLSLIVFSDWYNTSVMRKVKFYDENTRQWWMPDTGGANIPALNDLLSVWNMAFSDGLYEGDFTLANHEMNYASGCSIAKFPEDGIVIAQTFKDQGLEVLKQETAVIENVPILGLYQVPSEGGGRIVLYGDSNCLDDSHRQKDCFWLLDSLLQYTSYGVTPPSLSHSENRQRPPSGVGASLPERMEGNHLHRYSKVLEAHLGDPKPRSLPACPHLSWAKPQPLNETAPSNLWKHQKLLSIDLDKVALPSFRQNRPQVRPLSPGESGAWDIPGGIMPGRYNQDVGQTIPVFAFLGAMVVLAFFVVQINKAKSRPKRRKPRVKRPQLMQQVHPPKTPSV, from the exons atgaaagcattttcttctatgACCATGAAGTTTGCAAACATCTGGTTTGTTCTGGTTGTTGTTTTACTCTGTGGCAAACAACACTTCAGTACCAGACTAGGGAATTCCTCCCATGAGGCTCACATATGTCCTGGATGTTCTCGCCTTACTCTAAAAGTGGAATTCACTTCAACAGTCGTGGAACATG AGTATATTGTGGCTTTTAATGGATACTTCACAGCTAAAGCTAGAAGTAAGTTTATTTCAAGCGCGCTAAAAAGCAGTGATATCGAGAACTGGAGGATTGTACCCCGCAACAACCCAGCCAGTGACTATCCCAGCGATTTTGAAGTGATCCAGATCAATGAGAAACAGAAGGATGGAGTTCTGACACTGGAAGATCATCCAAACATCAAGCGAGTAACACCTCAGCGGAAGGTCTTCCGATCGCTCAAATATTCAGACT CTGATCCTGTGTTGCACTGCAATGAAACCAGATGGACTCAAAAATGGCAGTCGTCTCGTCCCTTGAGAAGAGCAAGTCTTTCTTTAGGTTCTGGCTTCTGGCACGCCACAGGTCGCCATTCGAGCAGGCGTTTGTTGAGAGCTATCCCGCGCCAAGTTGCTCAGACTCTGCAGGCGGATGTCCTCTGGCAAATGGGTTATACGG gtGCTGGCGTAAGAGTAGCTGTATTTGACACTGGGCTGAGTGAGAAACATCCccatttcaaaaatgtaaaggaGAGAACAAACTGGACGAATGAGAGAACGTTGGATGACG GTTTAGGCCACGGGACTTTTGTAGCAGGTGTGATAGCCAGCATGAGAGAATGCCAGGGATTTGCTCCAAATGCAGAACTGCACATCTTTAGAGTGTTCACCAATAACCAG GTCTCATATACATCTTGGTTTCTGGATGCCTTTAATTATGCAATTTTAAAGAAGATAGATGTACTGAATCTAAGTATTGGTGGGCCAGACTTCATGGATCACCCATTTGTTGACAAG GTATGGGAACTGACTGCCAACAACGTGATCATGGTCTCTGCTATTGGCAACGACGGCCCTCTGTATGG GACTCTGAATAACCCAGCTGACCAGATGGATGTGATTGGAGTAGGCGGCATTGACTTTGAAGACAATATAGCTCGCTTTTCATCTCGGGGAATGACTACTTGG GAGCTGCCTGGAGGTTATGGTAGAGTGAAGCCTGATATTGTTACCTATGGCTCTGGTGTGAGAGGTTCTGGTATGAAGGGCGGATGCCGCTCTCTCTCTGGGACAAGCGTAGCGTCTCCTGTAGTAGCAGGAGCTGTTACCTTGTTAGTAAG CACAGTTCAGAAGCGTGAAATGGTGAATCCAGCAAGTATGAAGCAGGCACTTATTGCATCGGCACGGAGACTTCCCGGAGTCAACATGTTTGAACAAGGACATGGCAAGTTGGATCTCCTGAGAGCTTATCAGATCCTCAACAGCTATAAACCACAGGCCAG tTTGAGTCCAAGCTATATCGACTTGACAGAATGTCCCTACATGTGGCCCTATTGTTCTCAGCCCATATATTACGGAGGGATGCCAACCATTGTTAATGTTACTATCCTTAATGGCATGGGAGTCACTGGGAGAATTGTGGACAAG CCAGACTGGCAGCCCTACCTCCCACAAAATGGGGATAATATTGAAGTGGCTTTCTCCTATTCCCCTGTGTTGTGGCCTTGGTCTGGATACTTAGCAATTTCTATCTCGGTAGCGAAGAAAGCAGCATCTTGGGAAGGCATCGCTCAAGGTCATGTTATGATCACAGTATCATctcctgcagaaaataaa TCTAAGAACGGTGCAGAGCAGACTTCAACGGTGAAGCTTCCAATAAAAGTGAAGATTATTCCTACTCCGCCTCGTAGCAAGCGAGTCCTTTGGGATCAATATCATAATCTCCGTTATCCACCAGGATACTTCCCCAGGGATAATTTGAGGATGAAGAATGATCCGTTGGATTG GAATGGAGACCATATCCACACAAACTTCAGGGACATGTACCAGCACCTAAGAAGCATGGGTTACTTTGTTGAAGTTCTTGGTTCCCCATTTACATGTTTTGATGCAAGTCAGTATG GGACTTTACTGATGGTGGACAGCGAGGAAGAGTATTTTCCTGAAGAGATCACCAAGCTGAGGAGGGATGTTGATAACGGCCTTTCGCTTATAGTGTTCAGTGACTGGTACAACACATCTGTGATGAGAAAAGTCAAGTTTTATGATGAAAACACAAG ACAGTGGTGGATGCCTGATACTGGAGGTGCTAACATACCAGCTCTCAATGACCTGCTGTCTGTCTGGAACATGGCCTTCAGCGATGGACTGTACGAAGGCGACTTTACCCTGGCAAACCATGAAA TGAATTATGCATCAGGATGCAGTATTGCAAAGTTTCCAGAAGATGGCATCGTAATTGCACAGACTTTTAAGGATCAAG gtcttgaagttttaaaacaggagACTGCTGTAATTGAAAATGTCCCTATTTTGGGACTTTACCAAGTTCCTTCTGAAGGTGGTGGCAGAATTGTTCTGTATGGCGACTCTAATTGCTTGGATGACAGCCATCGACAGAAAG ATTGCTTTTGGCTCCTGGATTCCCTCCTGCAGTACACCTCCTACGGGGTGACGCCGCCAAGTCTCAGCCATTCTGAAAACCGCCAGCGACCGCCATCAGGAGTGGGCGCCTCTCTCCCGGAGCGGATGGAAG GTAACCATCTGCATCGATACTCAAAGGTGCTCGAGGCTCACTTGGGAGACCCTAAGCCCCGTTCCCTTCCTGCTTGTCCTCACCTCTCCTGGGCCAAACCACAGCCTTTGAATGAAACTGCTCCCAG CAACCTTTGGAAACATCAGAAGTTGCTATCAATTGACCTTGATAAAGTGGCCCTGCCCAGTTTTCGACAGAACCGACCCCAAGTGAGACCTTTGTCCCCTGGCGAAAGCGGAGCATGGGACATTCCTGGAG GTATAATGCCCGGACGGTACAACCAGGACGTAGGACAGACCATTCCAGTCTTTGCTTTCCTTGGTGCCATGGTGGTTCTGGCGTTCTTTGTGGTGCAGATCAACAAAGCGAAGAGTAGGCCAAAGAGACGGAAACCGCGAGTGAAGCGACCGCAGCTTATGCAACAGGTTCATCCACCAAAGACGCCTTCTGTGTGA